One Capsicum annuum cultivar UCD-10X-F1 chromosome 2, UCD10Xv1.1, whole genome shotgun sequence genomic window carries:
- the LOC107858371 gene encoding putative F-box protein At1g46984, whose amino-acid sequence MAKKRKSTSTNPTILSQDITIEIFSRLRVKSLMRFKCLSKFYNSLVSESYLVDMHQRHSMSNHLGEIKFFVLDVEGFYSTEVKKGGKVSRCNLDFRYDDLSYANGMLCFWLKKKESVRIFNPGTREVKQLHYPLRKLKELHLSSDYECRFIVSFDLKTENFKTITLCNALRYQWRRDYKLVELKGKLAIQKRSSKSVKLWILGDPHREDWKSYTICFPPHLKNIITYKIFSCCDCYDVTNNSWYDVTKKRWKYLKISSFSVTDWIEENIYTYVKCLFPLKKIRNVS is encoded by the exons ATGGCAAAGAAGAGAAAATCTACGTCGACAAACCCTACAATTTTGTCTCAAGATATCACAATTGAAATATTCTCACGACTTCGTGTCAAGTCTTTAATGCGTTTCAAGTGTCTTTCTAAATTTTATAATTCCCTTGTATCAGAATCATATTTGGTGGACATGCATCAACGTCACTCTATGAGCAATCATCTTGGTGAAATCAAATTCTTTGTGCTAGATGTTGAAGGTTTTTATAGCACAGAGGTGAAGAAAGGCGGAAAAGTGTCTAGATGCAATTTGGATTTTCGTTACGACGACTTATCGTACGCTAATGGTATGTTGTGCTTCTGGTTGAAAAAGAAGGAATCTGTTAGAATTTTCAATCCCGGTACAAGAGAAGTGAAACAATTACATTATCCTCTTCGCAAATTGAAGGAATTGCATCTTTCATCAGATTATGAAT GTAGATTCATAGTTTCATTCGACCTTAAAACGGAAAATTTCAAAACTATCACGTTGTGCAATGCTTTACGTTATCAATGGAGACGTGATTACAAGCTGGTAGAATTGAAGGGCAAATTAGCCATCCAGAAACGTTCCTCAAAGAGTGTGAAATTGTGGATTTTAGGTGACCCTCATAGAGAGGATTGGAAGAGTTACACCATTTGCTTTCCTCCACACTTGAAGAATATTATTACGTATAAAATCTTCAGTTGTTGTGATTGTTATGACGTTACGAATAATAGCTGGTATGACGTTACGAAGAAAAGGtggaaatatttgaaaatttcatcGTTTTCGGTAACAGATTGGATTGAGGAAAACATCTATACTTATGTGAAATGCCTCTTCCCATTGAAAAAGATTCGTAATGTTTCTTAG